A window of the Desulfovibrio legallii genome harbors these coding sequences:
- a CDS encoding VCBS domain-containing protein has protein sequence MTEIKVPRPQAGQRVEIVPSAEGRLALAFALQDAGIVRQGSDLVFMFPDGGSVVLVGFYDLPADHLPEFAVDGVVVSGEEFFAALNNPDLMPAAGQLTAPHTGSLDALDFNGAPPSLVGGLDHLPGTGGSGRDLFGESGGGRQAGDFGGGPVIPGTPSPAPRGGDNPMPPQQPAPDHSVRLEALAQQDQSGQSRPGPGGPAPVAQTLEVHEAGLASGSAPGTGASADGGLRVFAPDGVGSIVINGVTVWANGRLAQDSVDVPGGTLSVAFDPRSGALTYAYQLDTALDHGTDSLTNDVTVTVTDRDGDRAQATLHLTVEDDSPRIESFAATATDQIAPTASGNVLAGAAAGADGAHFAWTSEAQSAYGTVTLNADGAYSFTAGGDAAKALGAGQSVQQSFSYSYTDADGDAATGTLTITISGTNDAPEVAASTATVAEDTAQVTGILPAPTDVDSTDTPFYEPQTNTAGSYGSFTLAADGTYTYTLNNNLAAVQALGVNETL, from the coding sequence ATGACTGAGATCAAAGTTCCCCGTCCGCAAGCCGGACAGCGTGTGGAAATAGTTCCCTCCGCCGAGGGGCGTCTGGCCCTGGCCTTTGCCCTGCAGGATGCCGGCATTGTCCGCCAGGGGAGTGACCTGGTCTTTATGTTCCCGGACGGGGGCTCGGTGGTGCTGGTAGGGTTTTATGACCTGCCCGCCGACCATCTGCCGGAATTTGCCGTGGACGGCGTGGTGGTTTCCGGCGAGGAATTCTTTGCCGCCCTCAATAATCCGGATCTCATGCCCGCGGCGGGCCAGCTTACAGCGCCGCACACGGGCAGCCTGGATGCGCTGGATTTTAACGGCGCGCCCCCTTCCCTGGTTGGCGGCCTGGACCACCTGCCGGGCACGGGGGGCTCCGGAAGAGATCTCTTTGGCGAGTCTGGCGGCGGCCGGCAGGCCGGCGATTTCGGGGGCGGCCCGGTCATCCCCGGCACGCCTTCGCCTGCGCCGCGGGGGGGGGACAACCCCATGCCGCCGCAGCAGCCCGCCCCTGACCACAGCGTGCGCCTGGAGGCGCTGGCCCAGCAGGACCAGTCGGGGCAGTCCCGGCCCGGGCCGGGCGGCCCCGCGCCCGTGGCGCAGACTTTGGAGGTGCACGAGGCCGGTCTGGCCAGCGGCAGCGCGCCCGGCACAGGCGCAAGCGCCGACGGCGGGCTGCGCGTGTTTGCGCCCGACGGCGTGGGCAGCATCGTCATCAACGGCGTGACGGTCTGGGCCAACGGGCGGCTGGCGCAGGATTCCGTGGACGTGCCCGGCGGCACGCTCAGCGTGGCTTTTGACCCGCGCAGCGGCGCGCTGACCTATGCCTATCAGCTGGACACGGCTCTGGACCATGGCACGGACAGCCTGACCAACGACGTGACCGTGACGGTTACGGACCGGGACGGCGACAGAGCCCAGGCCACCCTGCACCTTACGGTGGAGGACGACAGCCCGCGCATTGAGAGCTTTGCCGCCACGGCCACGGACCAGATCGCCCCCACGGCCAGCGGCAACGTGCTGGCCGGGGCCGCAGCCGGCGCGGACGGCGCGCACTTCGCCTGGACGTCGGAAGCGCAGTCGGCCTACGGCACGGTGACGCTCAATGCCGACGGCGCCTACAGCTTTACGGCGGGCGGCGACGCGGCCAAGGCCCTGGGCGCGGGGCAGTCCGTGCAGCAGTCTTTTTCTTACAGCTATACGGACGCCGACGGCGACGCAGCCACGGGCACGCTGACCATTACCATCAGCGGGACTAACGACGCGCCGGAAGTGGCGGCGTCCACGGCGACCGTGGCCGAAGATACGGCCCAGGTCACCGGCATACTGCCCGCGCCCACGGATGTGGACAGCACGGACACCCCGTTCTATGAACCCCAGACCAACACCGCTGGAAGCTACGGCAGCTTTACCCTGGCGGCCGACGGCACCTACACCTATACCCTGAACAACAACTTGGCTGCGGTGCAGGCCCTGGGCGTGAACGAGACCCT